ACGGCCTTCCTCGCGCGCGTGGTCGGCGAGAAGAAGGCCCGCGAAATCTGGTATCTGTGCCGCCGCTATCCGGCCGCCGAAGCGCTGGCGATGGGTCTCGTCAACGCGGTCGTGCCGCACGACCAGCTCGACGCCGAAGTGCAGAAGTGGTGTGACGAAATCATGGAGAAGAGCCCGACCGCGATCGCGATCGCCAAGCGCTCTTTCAACATGGACACCGCGCACCAGGCGGGCATTGCAGGTATGGGCATGTACGCGCTCAAGCTGTACTACGACACCGAAGAATCGCGCGAAGGCGTCAGGGCGTTCCAGGAAAAGCGCAAGCCTGAGTTCCGCAAGTACGCGAAATAACATGGCGGCCCCCCGCACGAGAAGCCCGTACTGCGCCGTCGTAGCGCGCGGGCCTGCCATATCGCAGCCATATCGCAGCCATATCGCAGGAATATCGCAGGAATATCCCAGGAGACATCATGAACCCCTACCTCGATGAAGACCTCGCCGCGCTCGGCGAACACGCCCGGCGCTTTGCGCAGGGGCGCGTTGCGCCCGGTTTCCTCGAGCGTGACAGGACCCGCACGCTCGACCGCGATCTCATGCTCGAGATGGGCGAGATGGGATTCATCGCGCCGGAATTGCCCGAACAGTACGGCGGCCAGGGACTCGGTTGTCTTGCAGCAGGCGTCATCCATGAAGAGATCGCGCGCGCCGATCTGAGCCTGTCCTACATCAATCTGCTGGCTTCGCTGAATGGCCAGATTCTCGCTCACCACGCCGCCCCCGCAATTGCAAAGCCCTGGCTGGAACGGCTGACACAGGGCAAGGCGCTCTTCGCCATTGCACTGACAGAGCCGCGCGGCGGCTCGGATGCCGCCAATCTGCGCCTGCGCATGGAGCGGGTCGGGGATCACTACGTGCTCAACGGCGAGAAGACCTCTATTTCCGCAGCCGATCAGGCCGACGCAGCCGTGGTGTTCGCCCGCACCGGCACCGTTGAAGCCGGCGCGCGGGGCGTCTCTGCCGTGCTGGTGCCGATGGATCTGCCGGGGATTACCCGCAATCGTTTCGACTGTCATGGCCAGCGCGCCATCGGCCGCGGCTCGCTGTTCTTCGAGAACGTACGCGTGCCGGTCGATCACCTGCTTGGGGACGAAGGAAAGGGTTTCGTGCAGGTGATGCGGGGTTTCGATTTCTCGCGCGCGTTGATTGGCCTGCAAGTGCTGGCCGTGGCGAAAGTCAGCCTGGAGGAGACGTGGGAATACGTCGCGCAACGTGAGGCGTTCGGTAAACCGCTGTCGGCATTTCAGGGCGTGTCGCATCCACTGGCCGATTTTGAAACCCAGGTCGAAGCCGCGCGTCTCCTGTGCCTGCAGACACTCTGGCTGAAGGATCGTGGTCTGCCGCACACCGCCGAGGCGGCGATGTGCAAGTGGTGGGGCCCGAAACTGGCCTACGACGTGGTGCACCAGTGTCTGCTTTCGTTCGGCCACGGCGGCTACGACCGCGGACCAATGGAGCAGCGCCTGCGCGATGTGCTCGGCTTTCAGATCGGCGATGGGACGGCACAGATCATGAAGACGATCATCGCCCGTACGCGCGCAGGACGCGACGCGGTGCCGGCATAACCCCACACATAACAAAGCGGAGACGCAACATGGAGTTCGACGCCGTTCTGATCCCGCCACGACGAGCGATGAGTATCGCCCGCGGATGGTGGCACGACCGCACGATCAACGACGAGCTTGACGCCTGTGTCGCCGCGTGCCCGAACAGGATCGCCCTCAGCGCGGTGCGGATGGAAGACGGCACCACGACGCGCTTCACCTACCGCGAAATGGCGGCGATGGCCGATCGCATCGCCGTGGGGCTCACGCGTCTCGGTGTCGGTCGCAACGATGTGGTGTCGTTGCAGTTGCCCAACTGGTGGCAGTTCACGCTGACGTATCTCGCCTGCTCGCGCATTGGCGCGGTGTTGAACCCGTTGATGCATATCTTCCGCGAGCGTGAGCTGTCGTTCATGCTCAACCACAGCCGCAGCAAGGTCATGATCGTGCCTAAGCTGTTTCGCGGCGTCGACTTCGAACAGATGATGACCGGCCTGAAGACCAGCTTGCCGGACCTGCAGCATGTCGTAGTGGTCGATGGTGAAACAGACGGCCGGCCCGGTGCCAACAGCTTCAAGGCGCTGCTCTCCGGTCCGCGATGGGAGCGCGAACCCGATGCGCGGGCGATCCTGAGCCGCCACCGCCCCGGCCCCGACGACGTCACGCAATTGCTCTACACCTCGGGCACGACCGGCGAGCCCAAGGGGGTGATGCATACGTCCAACACCTTGATGTCCAACATCGTTCCCTACGCCGCCGCGATGCGTCTGAACGCGGACGATGTCGTGTTGATGGCCTCGCCGATGGCGCACCAGACGGGTTTCATGTATGGCCTGATGATGCCCATCCTGCTGCGCGCCAGAGCCGTGTTGCAGGATGTATGGCAGCCGGAGGGGGCGCTCAACCTGATGCGTAGCGAAGGCGTGACCTTCACGATGGCATCGACCGTGTTCCTGACCGATCTGGCCGCCACGGTGGCGGAAACAGGTGGCGCCGTGCCCACGCTGCGCACGTTCCTGTGTGCCGGCGCGCCGATTCCCGGGCCGCTGGTCGAACAGGCGCGCAAGGCGATTGGCGCGAAGATCGTTTCGGCCTGGGGTATGACCGAAATGGGCGCAGTCACGCTGACAGGACTCGATGACGATGACGAGCGTTCCTTTGCAACAGATGGTCGTCCGTTACCTGGCGTGGAGGCGAAGGTAGTCGACCACGGCGACGCGCCGTTGCCTGTTGGTTCGATCGGCCGGCTGCTGGTGCGGTCCTGCTCCGCTTTCGGCGGCTATCTGCATCGTGCACATCTCAATGCAACCGACGCCGAAGGCTGGTTCGATACCGGAGACCTCGCGCACATCGACGCGCATGGCTATATCCGCATCAGCGGGCGCAGCAAGGACGTCATCATCCGCGGCGGGGAGAACATCCCGGTGGTCGAGATCGAGGCGCTGCTGTATCGCCATCCGGCGATTGCGGCCGCGGCGATCGTGGCCTACCCGGACGAACGCCTGGGCGAACGTGCCTGCGCTGCCGTTGTTCTGCGGCCGGGCGAGCAGATCGATCTACCGGCCATTGTCGAATTCCTGAAGTCTCACAGGGTGGCGGTGCACTACATCCCCGAACGCCTTCTGGTGCTCGACGCGCTGCCCGTCACGCCGTCCGGAAAGGTCCAGAAGTTCAGGCTGCGCGATGCGTTGCGCGACAGCCGAGCCTCGAGCTAGTGGGACGCGGCGACGCATCACGGGCCTCGACGCCACAGGTGTCTCTGGAAGCATCGCGCGCACGTGAACTGAAATGAAACAGGGAGCAGAAGCCGTGGAAGAACAACCGGTTGTCGTCGAAACCGTGGGGCGCGTCGGCGTGATCACGCTGAACCGGCCGAAGCAGATGAATGCGCTCAACGATTCGCTGATGGATGCACTGGGCGAAGCGCTGCTGCGCTTCGATGCCGACGACGGCATCGGCGCCATCGTCATGACCGGCAATGCACAGGCATTCGCAGCCGGCGCCGACATCGCAGCGATGGCGAGCTGGAGCTACATGGATGTCTATCGCAGCGATTTCATCACGCGCAACTGGGAGACCATCCGCCGCGTGCGCAAGCCGGTGATCGCCGCGGTGGCCGGCTTTGCGCTGGGTGGCGGCTGCGAACTGGCGCTGGCTTGCGACATCCTGATCGCCGCCGAAGACGCCCGCTTCGGTCTGCCCGAAATCAAGCTGGCGATGCTGCCCGGCGCAGGTGGAACGCAGCGGTTGCCGCGTGCCATCGGCAAGGCAAAGGCCATGGACATGTGTCTGAGCGGGCGCACGATGAACGCAGCCGAGGCGGAACGCAGCGGCCTCGTCGCACGCGTGGTGCCGGCCGACGCGTTGCGTGATGAAAGCATCGCGCTCGCGACGACGATTGCGAGTTATTCGTTGCCCGCGCTGATGGCGATCAAGGAGTCGGTCAACCGTGCCTGGGAATGCTCGCTGACCGAGGGCATCGGATTCGAGCGGCGGCAGCTGCATGCGCGCTTTGCGAGTGAAGACGCACGAGAAGGGATGAATGCCTTTCTCGACAAACGCAAGCCGGTGTTCGGACACCGCTGACGCGCATTCAGTTGCCAACGGGAAGTTGCATCATCGCCAGAACCACGCAGCGCTGCCCGGCTCTGATCGCTATTTAGATGCCCAAACTTACGCACGAGTCTCAGCAATTCCTGCGCGTCTTCTTTCGTCGATGGCGCTCTGCGGGTTGTAATTTCTGCCCGGGATGCATGGACGAATTGCCATGCCACATGAATTGCAGTCCTCGTACCACGACGGCAGCGGCGGCCACGGCAGCAGCACGGGCGTCCGCGATGCTGGAAGTCCCGGGTACGTTTATTGCTGTTTCAACGCGTTGTCCTTTCAACGCAACCGGGGCATCTGGATTGGCGACCGTACTGCTGGTTGATGACGATCCGAATATTCTGCGCCCGCTTCAGCTGATGGTGGAACGGGAGGGATACCGCGTGGTCACGGCGCAGGATGGGAGGGCGGCGATGGCTGCAATGGCCATTGAAAGTCCTGGGCTCATTGTGACCGACTGGATGATGCCGCACATTGACGGCGTTGAACTGTGCCGACGCCTGAAGAGCGATCCTGCAACGGCGGATATTCCAGTGGTCATGTTGTCGGCAGCGCTGCCGCCTGTTCCGAAAGAGCCGTTATGGGACGTACTTTTGCGCAAGCCCGCTCCTATAGCTCACCTGACAAAGGTGATTCACACTCTGCTGGGCGGAGCGCACGCGGATTCACCTGAGCCTCCTTCCGGGCACTGAACTTTCGGGATTGCGTTCCCCCTTGGTGCAAGTTTCCGTGGTTCACCAACGCCCAATCAGCGAGCCAATGCAAACTGCATTTATTCCTTCCCGATAGGGCACACCGGCTTGCCGCGATTGTCTCAATGATGTGATACTTTGCCCAATGTGAACGTTTGCTTCACAAAATACGAGAGCAAAAGCAGAGATAGAACGCCGCTCAAACGGCGTCGACAGCGATACCGTAGCCGGTCGGAAGTGGAAGTGCGAAACGAACGCCTTGACCAGGGAGTTTCGATTGCCCTATTGCGCAACCAGACAGCGCCGTCGCTCTGCATTGATCGCCGTACTGGCGCTTTCGCTCGCGTGCTTCGCCTGCCGCAACAGGCAGGATTCGCCGGCAGCCACCGGCCAGCCTCCGACCGTTCTGGTCACCACCGTCACCGCATCGCCGATTCCCAACATCGTGGAGCTTCCTGGCCGCATCGAGGCGGTTCGTACGGCCGAAGTGCGGGCGCGTGTCGATGGTATCGTCGAGCGCCGGCTGTACCAGGAGGGAACGGACGTTGCAGCGGGCGCACCGTTGTTCCAGATCGATTCACGTGACTACCGCGCCCAGTTGCAACGGGCCCAGGCCGCGTTTCAGCGTGCAGAAGCCGTGCGCGTGAATTCATCCTCCATCGTCGCGCGTTTTGAACCGCTGGTCGGCCGCCATGCGGTCAGTGCCCAGGAGTATGACGAGGCGCTGGCCGCGCTCCAGCAGGCGCAGGCGAACGTGTCCGACGCAAGTGCCGAAGTGACCCTGGCGCAGTTGAGGCTCGACCGCTGCACGGTCCGATCGCCGATCGCCGGACGCGTGGGCCGGGCGCAGGTCACGGAGGGCGCCCTCGTCAGTGCCAGTGCGGCCACCCTGTTGACGCAGGTCAATCAGCTTTCGCCGATCAACGCGGTCTTCACCCAGTCGAATACCTCGATGCTCGACTTCGAACAGCGAATCCAGTCCGGCGCACTCAAGCCGCCCGACATGAACCACATCGAGGTTCACCTGATTCTGTCGGATGGGCAGGACTATGCCGAGCCGGGTTTCCTCGACTTCACCGACCTCGCTGTCGACCCTTCCACGGGCACGCAGACCGTGCGCGCCCAGTTCGCCAACCCGGCGCGCACTTTGTTGCCAGGCCAGTTCGTGCGCGGGCGTATCGCCGCGGGGACGGTCCTGAAGGGCATCCGCGTGCCCGAGCGCGCCGTGCAGATCGACAACGGCGCGGCCAGCGTGGCGATTGTCGCCGGAGATGGGACCGTGGTCCGCCGGAATGTGGGACTGGGTGAGCAGGAGAAAGGCGAGTGGGTGATTCGCGACGGCCTGAAACCAGGCGAGCGGGTCATCGTCGACGGATGGCATAAGGTCCAGCCGGGGCAGCGGGTCAATGCCCAGCCGGCGCCGGCGTCCAGTCCATCCGTGGGCTGAGCGGGCGCCGCCGATGAACCGCTTCTTCGTCTACCGCCCGGTGTTCGCCTGGGTGATCGCGTTGTTCATGGTGCTGTTCGGTATCGTCGCGTTGCTGCTGCTTCCAGTCGAGCAATATCCGGATGTCGCTCCACCGGCTCTCACCGTGCAGGCCAGCTTTAGCGGCGCCGACGCGCAGACACTCGACCGGACCGTGACCTCCATCATCGAAGACGAGATGAACGGGATCGAGAACTTTCTCTACATGTCCTCGACCAGCCGCGCGAACGGCACCGCCCAGATCACCGTCACACTCAAGCCCGGCACGAATCTCGACATCGCCCGCACGCAGGTGCAGGACCGTCTGAGCCGCGTCGAACCCCGTTTGCCTCAGGAGGTTCGGCAGCTCGGTATCAGTGTCACCAAGGCTTCGTCGGGGTTTCTGATGTTGATTGCGCTGCAGTCGACCGACGGCGCGACTGACGCAG
The DNA window shown above is from Paraburkholderia sp. BL10I2N1 and carries:
- the aliB gene encoding cyclohexanecarboxyl-CoA dehydrogenase, yielding MNPYLDEDLAALGEHARRFAQGRVAPGFLERDRTRTLDRDLMLEMGEMGFIAPELPEQYGGQGLGCLAAGVIHEEIARADLSLSYINLLASLNGQILAHHAAPAIAKPWLERLTQGKALFAIALTEPRGGSDAANLRLRMERVGDHYVLNGEKTSISAADQADAAVVFARTGTVEAGARGVSAVLVPMDLPGITRNRFDCHGQRAIGRGSLFFENVRVPVDHLLGDEGKGFVQVMRGFDFSRALIGLQVLAVAKVSLEETWEYVAQREAFGKPLSAFQGVSHPLADFETQVEAARLLCLQTLWLKDRGLPHTAEAAMCKWWGPKLAYDVVHQCLLSFGHGGYDRGPMEQRLRDVLGFQIGDGTAQIMKTIIARTRAGRDAVPA
- the aliA gene encoding cyclohexanecarboxylate-CoA ligase translates to MEFDAVLIPPRRAMSIARGWWHDRTINDELDACVAACPNRIALSAVRMEDGTTTRFTYREMAAMADRIAVGLTRLGVGRNDVVSLQLPNWWQFTLTYLACSRIGAVLNPLMHIFRERELSFMLNHSRSKVMIVPKLFRGVDFEQMMTGLKTSLPDLQHVVVVDGETDGRPGANSFKALLSGPRWEREPDARAILSRHRPGPDDVTQLLYTSGTTGEPKGVMHTSNTLMSNIVPYAAAMRLNADDVVLMASPMAHQTGFMYGLMMPILLRARAVLQDVWQPEGALNLMRSEGVTFTMASTVFLTDLAATVAETGGAVPTLRTFLCAGAPIPGPLVEQARKAIGAKIVSAWGMTEMGAVTLTGLDDDDERSFATDGRPLPGVEAKVVDHGDAPLPVGSIGRLLVRSCSAFGGYLHRAHLNATDAEGWFDTGDLAHIDAHGYIRISGRSKDVIIRGGENIPVVEIEALLYRHPAIAAAAIVAYPDERLGERACAAVVLRPGEQIDLPAIVEFLKSHRVAVHYIPERLLVLDALPVTPSGKVQKFRLRDALRDSRASS
- a CDS encoding enoyl-CoA hydratase produces the protein MKQGAEAVEEQPVVVETVGRVGVITLNRPKQMNALNDSLMDALGEALLRFDADDGIGAIVMTGNAQAFAAGADIAAMASWSYMDVYRSDFITRNWETIRRVRKPVIAAVAGFALGGGCELALACDILIAAEDARFGLPEIKLAMLPGAGGTQRLPRAIGKAKAMDMCLSGRTMNAAEAERSGLVARVVPADALRDESIALATTIASYSLPALMAIKESVNRAWECSLTEGIGFERRQLHARFASEDAREGMNAFLDKRKPVFGHR
- a CDS encoding response regulator, with protein sequence MLEVPGTFIAVSTRCPFNATGASGLATVLLVDDDPNILRPLQLMVEREGYRVVTAQDGRAAMAAMAIESPGLIVTDWMMPHIDGVELCRRLKSDPATADIPVVMLSAALPPVPKEPLWDVLLRKPAPIAHLTKVIHTLLGGAHADSPEPPSGH
- a CDS encoding efflux RND transporter periplasmic adaptor subunit, whose translation is MIAVLALSLACFACRNRQDSPAATGQPPTVLVTTVTASPIPNIVELPGRIEAVRTAEVRARVDGIVERRLYQEGTDVAAGAPLFQIDSRDYRAQLQRAQAAFQRAEAVRVNSSSIVARFEPLVGRHAVSAQEYDEALAALQQAQANVSDASAEVTLAQLRLDRCTVRSPIAGRVGRAQVTEGALVSASAATLLTQVNQLSPINAVFTQSNTSMLDFEQRIQSGALKPPDMNHIEVHLILSDGQDYAEPGFLDFTDLAVDPSTGTQTVRAQFANPARTLLPGQFVRGRIAAGTVLKGIRVPERAVQIDNGAASVAIVAGDGTVVRRNVGLGEQEKGEWVIRDGLKPGERVIVDGWHKVQPGQRVNAQPAPASSPSVG